In Nicotiana tabacum cultivar K326 chromosome 19, ASM71507v2, whole genome shotgun sequence, one DNA window encodes the following:
- the LOC107804046 gene encoding uncharacterized protein LOC107804046 gives MADKEMDENSSTPTLLNSKNTVISKDLSAESISKLNGFLKIMGVFNLTFPAQYDTKDSFSELTRCCLKVQHIHRGKISCFLSVKPPIMNIYGSLHGGAVGDVTVRIATACARTIVGKDKELFLGELSISYLSGAPRNAEAIVNATAIRSGRNLTVVAVDFRLKDSEKLSYISHATFYHMPVASL, from the exons ATGGCTGACAAAGAAATGGACGAAAATAGCTCAACACCAACTCTTCTGAACAGCAAAAACACAGTAATCTCCAAAGATTTGTCTGCAGAGTCAATTTCTAAGCTCAATGGATTCTTAAAAATTATGGGGGTCTTCAACCTTACTTTTCCTGCCCAGTATGATACTAAGGACTCTTTCTCTGAACTCACCCGTTGCTGCCTCAAGGTCCAACACATCCACCGTGGCAAGATTTCCTGTTTTCTCTCTGTTAAACCTCCTATAATG AATATCTATGGTTCACTGCACGGAGGAGCTGTTGGAGATGTAACAGTAAGGATAGCAACTGCCTGTGCCCGAACTATTGTTGGAAAGGATAAAGAGCTCTTTCTTGGAGAATTGAGCATATCTTATCTCTCTGGTGCTCCTCgaaat GCAGAAGCAATAGTTAATGCAACCGCTATTAGAAGTGGAAGAAACTTGACTGTAGTTGCAGTGGATTTTAGACTTAAGGATTCTGAGAAACTGAGTTACATCTCTCATGCAACGTTCTATCACATGCCCGTAGCAAGTTTATGA